From Borreliella afzelii, a single genomic window includes:
- a CDS encoding VUT family protein, with the protein MADDLFDLSLCMEIALFIYTSLGILYRFFGKLGLFCFNVLLSIISSIVILNKLKAFEMYLNISGIIFLSTLFSLNLITEKYNKKEAIDSAILCFLLKMTFAIMIQFTLRFNHSKSDQLGIHLKILFYNFEYMVTVLIGTYLFFLFQYINILLYYYFKIKMKSLWIIHPLSRLISGLLAGLTSYISINGLLKFYPEVRAKGLTNGSLTLTLIIITIDTIFYLFLNSWERVDEV; encoded by the coding sequence ATGGCCGATGACCTATTTGATCTGAGTTTATGTATGGAAATAGCACTTTTTATATACACAAGCTTAGGAATACTTTATCGATTTTTTGGGAAATTGGGTCTTTTTTGCTTTAATGTATTACTTTCAATAATATCATCTATTGTTATACTAAACAAATTAAAAGCATTCGAAATGTATTTAAATATATCAGGAATTATTTTTTTATCAACACTATTTTCTTTAAATTTAATAACAGAAAAATATAACAAGAAAGAAGCAATAGATTCGGCAATATTGTGTTTTTTATTAAAAATGACTTTTGCTATCATGATCCAATTTACATTAAGATTTAATCATAGCAAATCAGATCAACTAGGAATTCATTTGAAAATATTGTTTTATAATTTTGAATACATGGTAACAGTATTAATTGGAACATATTTGTTTTTTTTATTTCAATATATTAATATATTGCTATATTATTATTTTAAAATCAAGATGAAATCTTTATGGATAATTCATCCTCTATCAAGGCTAATTTCTGGATTATTGGCTGGTTTAACGAGTTATATATCTATAAACGGATTATTAAAATTTTATCCTGAAGTAAGGGCAAAAGGACTTACAAATGGATCCCTAACTCTTACATTAATAATAATTACAATTGACACAATTTTTTATCTATTTTTAAATTCTTGGGAAAGAGTAGATGAAGTTTAA
- a CDS encoding SIMPL domain-containing protein (The SIMPL domain is named for its presence in mouse protein SIMPL (signalling molecule that associates with mouse pelle-like kinase). Bacterial member BP26, from Brucella, was shown to assemble into a channel-like structure, while YggE from E. coli has been associated with resistance to oxidative stress.), protein MFRKKEIYFLLFSLLLFMSSIIISHGIKNIGIKNENYITVKGLSEREVLSTSSSWELRYNLTGNTINDIIKANNLSLSKIKNFFLKHGFSEDHIKMGFMEFNEEAYKESLYKYRAYISLSVHTKNIEKMEAAEKNITELYNQGILISNSGGPRYYFDNINDIKPEMLADSIRNAKLAALEFAKHSSSKLGKIKNANQGHFEFLPIDRSLGPQESYPKKILRIVTTVSYYLD, encoded by the coding sequence ATGTTTAGAAAAAAAGAAATATATTTCTTGTTATTTTCATTACTTTTATTTATGTCATCAATTATAATTTCTCATGGAATAAAAAACATTGGTATTAAAAATGAAAATTATATTACAGTTAAGGGTCTTAGTGAAAGAGAAGTTTTATCAACATCTTCTAGTTGGGAACTTAGATATAATTTGACTGGCAATACTATTAATGACATTATTAAAGCAAATAATTTAAGCTTGTCTAAAATTAAAAACTTTTTCTTAAAACATGGATTTAGTGAAGATCATATAAAAATGGGATTTATGGAATTTAATGAAGAGGCTTATAAAGAATCTCTTTATAAGTATAGAGCATATATATCTTTAAGTGTTCATACAAAAAATATTGAAAAAATGGAAGCCGCAGAAAAAAATATTACTGAACTTTATAATCAAGGCATATTGATTAGTAATAGTGGAGGACCAAGATATTACTTCGACAATATTAATGATATAAAGCCCGAAATGTTAGCAGATTCAATCAGAAATGCAAAATTAGCAGCTTTGGAATTTGCAAAACATTCAAGTTCAAAATTAGGAAAAATTAAAAATGCAAATCAAGGACATTTTGAATTTCTTCCCATTGATAGAAGCTTAGGGCCCCAAGAGAGTTATCCAAAAAAAATATTAAGGATAGTTACAACCGTTTCTTATTATTTGGATTGA
- the ade gene encoding adenine deaminase, producing the protein MNLFKIKANYIDIFNKEIYPASITIENGYIVSIEKIDATLDEYVLPGFIDAHIHIESSFLIPSNFAHLVVQHGTVATISDPHEIANVNGIDGINFMINNSKKTEFKIFFGAPSCVPALSSKFETSGHVLDDQDVDKLMESNDIYYLSEVMDFKGVINKDVEVINKINSALKRNKVVDGHAPGLSPHLTLKYMSSGITTDHECSTIEDARYKLSLGVKIIIREGSAAKNFESLHPLISECSNKYCDSLMFCFDDAHPNDILHGHINSIVARAIGYGHDFFDVLKIACINPVLHYKIPVGLLRIGDPADFIITKDIKTFKIDKTYINGKLVYSDGISHIPLISEIPINNFNCSEKSILDFKFSTKNKMIPIINCINNQIITQKTMIDSNLLAPDFQSNIAEDILKIAIINRYEDNSKISIGFIKNFGIRKGAIGSTVAHDSHNIIVVGTNDEYLCKATNIIIENKGGLCALNNEKTIIIKLPISGLMSTLPAKEIAFQYMKLNDFCKNILGSQLDDPLMTLSFMSLTVVPHLKINDKGLFDVDSFCFLDY; encoded by the coding sequence ATGAATTTATTTAAAATTAAAGCCAATTATATCGACATCTTTAATAAAGAAATTTATCCAGCTAGTATAACGATTGAAAATGGTTATATTGTGAGCATAGAAAAAATTGATGCAACATTGGATGAGTATGTGTTGCCAGGATTTATCGATGCACATATACATATAGAGAGTTCTTTTCTTATACCATCAAACTTTGCGCATTTGGTAGTTCAACATGGTACTGTTGCGACAATAAGCGATCCTCATGAAATAGCAAATGTGAATGGTATTGACGGTATAAATTTTATGATAAATAATTCTAAAAAAACCGAGTTTAAAATTTTTTTTGGAGCTCCTTCTTGTGTGCCGGCTTTGTCTTCGAAATTTGAAACCTCAGGACATGTATTAGATGATCAAGATGTAGATAAATTAATGGAATCAAATGATATTTACTATTTGTCTGAAGTAATGGATTTTAAAGGAGTAATTAATAAGGATGTTGAAGTTATAAATAAAATAAATTCTGCATTAAAGCGCAATAAGGTTGTTGATGGGCATGCTCCTGGCTTGTCTCCCCATTTAACTTTAAAGTATATGTCTTCAGGTATTACTACTGATCATGAATGTTCAACAATAGAAGATGCAAGGTATAAATTATCTTTAGGTGTGAAAATCATAATTAGAGAAGGAAGTGCGGCTAAAAATTTTGAATCTTTGCATCCCTTGATTAGTGAATGTTCTAACAAATATTGTGATTCTTTAATGTTTTGTTTTGATGATGCACATCCAAATGACATACTACATGGACATATTAATTCAATAGTAGCTCGTGCAATAGGGTATGGGCACGACTTTTTTGATGTTTTAAAAATAGCATGTATTAATCCGGTTTTACACTATAAAATCCCAGTGGGGTTGTTAAGGATAGGAGATCCTGCTGATTTTATAATTACTAAAGATATTAAGACATTCAAAATAGATAAAACCTATATTAATGGCAAATTGGTTTATAGTGACGGCATATCGCATATTCCATTAATAAGTGAAATTCCTATAAACAATTTTAATTGTAGTGAAAAATCTATTTTAGATTTTAAATTTTCTACTAAAAATAAGATGATTCCGATAATCAATTGCATCAATAACCAAATTATTACGCAGAAAACTATGATTGATAGCAATTTATTGGCTCCAGATTTTCAATCTAATATTGCTGAAGATATCTTAAAGATAGCTATAATAAATCGATATGAAGACAATAGTAAAATTTCTATAGGATTTATAAAAAATTTTGGGATAAGAAAAGGTGCTATAGGGAGTACAGTTGCTCATGATTCTCACAATATTATAGTTGTTGGAACTAATGATGAATATTTATGTAAAGCAACAAATATAATTATTGAAAATAAGGGAGGTTTATGTGCTCTAAATAATGAAAAAACCATAATAATTAAACTTCCTATTTCTGGATTAATGAGCACTCTTCCAGCCAAAGAAATAGCTTTTCAATACATGAAATTAAATGATTTTTGTAAAAATATTTTAGGTTCTCAGCTTGATGATCCTTTAATGACTTTGTCTTTTATGTCTTTAACAGTAGTTCCGCATTTAAAAATAAATGATAAAGGATTGTTTGATGTTGACTCTTTTTGTTTTTTAGATTATTAA
- a CDS encoding complement regulator-acquiring protein, producing MKKIILLINIFLFISCQADVLKKNKIIKSHNDKKQSRKEHVQGEKDRLIFLINSLVEFNNKAIDNSFEKFKSEPSNQYNLPFKNISWSVLKKTLADDVEQSKMARRCLYAVLDYNESELQELGLILNSNVSSIKNIANKIMQNVGIEFQFRFEAIMRLLLAKKNNLILLDIPNLKRLKTCLEDFLALRTTFRGCVKQLLNDYSSNKEFIKSENNKLGDYLNKTFSNIILSINRDPINLEQEIRNIIVI from the coding sequence ATGAAAAAAATAATATTATTAATCAATATTTTTCTATTTATTTCATGCCAAGCTGATGTTTTAAAGAAAAATAAGATTATTAAGAGTCATAATGACAAAAAACAATCTAGGAAAGAACATGTGCAAGGAGAAAAGGATAGGCTTATATTTTTGATAAATAGTTTGGTAGAATTTAATAATAAAGCCATAGATAATTCTTTTGAAAAATTCAAAAGCGAGCCGTCTAATCAATATAATCTTCCTTTTAAAAATATTAGTTGGTCTGTGTTAAAAAAAACACTTGCTGATGATGTAGAACAATCTAAAATGGCTAGAAGATGTTTGTATGCAGTTTTAGATTACAATGAAAGTGAGTTGCAAGAATTAGGATTAATTTTAAATTCAAATGTATCTAGTATTAAGAATATCGCCAATAAAATAATGCAAAATGTAGGTATAGAATTTCAATTTAGATTTGAAGCAATAATGAGATTATTGCTTGCTAAAAAAAATAACTTAATATTATTAGATATTCCTAATCTTAAAAGGCTTAAAACTTGTCTCGAAGACTTTTTAGCCTTGAGAACAACTTTTAGGGGATGTGTTAAGCAATTATTAAATGATTATAGTAGCAATAAAGAATTCATAAAGTCTGAAAATAATAAATTGGGAGATTATTTAAATAAAACCTTTTCAAATATTATTTTAAGCATAAATAGAGATCCTATAAATCTAGAACAAGAAATTAGAAATATTATTGTTATTTAA
- a CDS encoding 5'-methylthioadenosine/adenosylhomocysteine nucleosidase, translating into MKIKNITNLLIIFLSIVLNIWGNEPKINESDENSQSNILIISATKAEIAEIDKIIQNKKSISIEEHRRKKKITIGKVLNHNIIAIATGVGKINTAFWTSYIISKYKISHIINAGVASGIYSNKNKFVKVGDVIISTETTNYDFNLHRFGYEIGHIPEHPKKFKANTALIRKVSKIKIKNTTSYLGLIITGDQFIDHQNFQEIPEEFENAIAIDMESAAMAQVAYNFKIPFIIIRGISDIVNNENNYDDYKKFLKKASSNSAKIVENLIKLM; encoded by the coding sequence ATGAAAATCAAAAATATAACAAACCTATTAATAATTTTTTTATCTATTGTTTTAAATATTTGGGGAAATGAGCCAAAAATAAATGAATCAGATGAAAATTCTCAAAGCAATATTTTAATAATATCAGCTACAAAAGCAGAAATAGCAGAAATAGATAAAATTATTCAAAATAAAAAATCTATTTCAATAGAAGAACATAGAAGAAAAAAAAAGATTACTATTGGGAAAGTGCTTAATCATAATATAATTGCCATAGCTACGGGAGTTGGAAAAATAAATACAGCTTTTTGGACAAGTTATATTATATCAAAATACAAAATTAGTCATATAATCAATGCTGGAGTTGCTAGTGGAATTTATAGCAATAAAAATAAATTCGTAAAAGTAGGAGATGTTATAATATCTACAGAAACAACAAATTACGATTTTAATTTGCATAGATTTGGCTATGAAATTGGACATATTCCGGAACACCCTAAAAAATTTAAAGCAAATACTGCTCTTATAAGGAAAGTTTCTAAGATAAAAATAAAAAATACAACCTCTTATTTGGGCTTAATAATTACTGGAGATCAATTCATTGACCATCAAAATTTTCAAGAAATTCCAGAAGAATTCGAAAATGCAATTGCAATAGACATGGAGAGCGCTGCAATGGCTCAAGTAGCATATAATTTTAAAATTCCTTTTATAATCATCCGGGGAATATCTGATATAGTAAATAATGAAAATAATTATGATGATTATAAAAAATTTTTAAAAAAAGCCTCTTCTAACTCAGCAAAAATAGTAGAAAACTTAATTAAATTAATGTAA
- a CDS encoding CRASP family complement regulator-acquiring lipoprotein, with protein MLNSITILELNLEQIINHLSLKKDVLDKAKISDLKMIKNSLEQLFSIRKIFSKKIKQILLDYQKDENSIKTEDSKLETYLGAKLNQFNEKRKGVNNLKTAILLIPIPDITN; from the coding sequence GTGCTAAATAGCATAACAATTTTAGAACTTAACCTAGAACAGATAATTAATCACCTATCTTTGAAAAAAGATGTTTTAGATAAGGCAAAAATTTCAGATTTAAAAATGATTAAAAATTCCCTTGAACAATTATTCTCTATAAGGAAAATTTTTTCAAAAAAAATAAAACAAATTTTATTAGATTATCAGAAAGATGAAAATTCTATAAAAACAGAAGATTCTAAACTAGAAACCTATTTGGGTGCAAAATTGAATCAATTTAATGAGAAAAGAAAAGGGGTTAATAATCTGAAAACAGCCATATTATTAATACCCATTCCCGACATTACAAATTAA
- a CDS encoding virulence associated lipoprotein, translating into MKYYVIIISIFVFLFLYACNPNFNTNQKDTKNLPNKKELKLSTEVSSNQEEDLNKKIKNTLLNSLKNLIELANTQKEKYIKMMGEEPSDQYGMDFDKFSWGKNTEKVSSNTARSIKYRRHTYTILSSIDTKEFKEFANIIKLSTKDNIYNLFSGFGQALDIVTDYLYSKKETLDKLDASDLEKLKNSFEKLLSTIKIVSEMSKQLLLDYKNDENLIKTDINMLKSHVNTLHNQFKEQTTEVETLQQVILSI; encoded by the coding sequence ATGAAATACTATGTAATTATAATAAGTATATTTGTTTTTCTTTTTTTATATGCTTGCAACCCAAATTTCAACACTAATCAAAAAGACACTAAAAATCTGCCCAACAAAAAGGAATTAAAACTTAGCACAGAAGTAAGCTCTAACCAAGAAGAAGATCTAAATAAAAAAATAAAAAATACACTACTTAATAGTTTAAAAAATTTAATTGAACTAGCTAACACACAGAAAGAAAAGTATATAAAAATGATGGGGGAAGAACCTTCTGACCAATACGGAATGGATTTTGACAAGTTTAGTTGGGGAAAAAATACAGAAAAGGTATCCTCCAATACCGCCAGATCTATAAAGTATAGAAGACACACTTATACCATTTTAAGTTCTATTGACACTAAGGAATTTAAGGAATTTGCAAATATTATAAAGCTGTCAACAAAAGATAACATATATAATCTCTTTAGTGGCTTTGGGCAGGCTCTTGACATAGTAACTGATTACTTATACTCCAAAAAAGAAACTCTAGATAAACTAGATGCTTCGGATTTAGAGAAACTTAAAAATTCATTTGAAAAACTATTATCTACAATAAAAATTGTCTCAGAGATGTCAAAACAACTTTTATTAGATTATAAAAATGATGAAAATCTTATAAAAACAGATATCAATATGCTTAAATCTCATGTAAACACACTTCATAATCAATTCAAAGAACAAACTACAGAAGTAGAAACACTACAACAAGTCATATTATCAATATAG